One Methanobrevibacter arboriphilus JCM 13429 = DSM 1125 DNA segment encodes these proteins:
- a CDS encoding IspD/TarI family cytidylyltransferase → MIFAAILAGGTGTRMGNVGKPKQFLLLGDKPIIIHTIEKFYINQNFEGIIVLCPKQWVSHTEDLISKYIPDSKSIKVIEGGNLRNDTIMNAILYIENNFDINEDSIIVTHDSVRPFLTHRIIEENIKYTKEYGACDTVIPATDTIVKSEDNKFINSIPNRKHMYQGQTPQSFKINKLKQLYNNIPKEQKEILTDACKIFSINNEKVFLVKGEITNIKITYPYDLRVANSILK, encoded by the coding sequence ATGATATTTGCAGCTATATTAGCAGGTGGAACTGGAACTAGAATGGGAAACGTTGGAAAACCTAAACAATTTCTTTTATTAGGTGATAAACCAATTATAATACACACAATAGAGAAATTTTATATAAATCAAAATTTTGAAGGAATCATTGTTTTATGTCCAAAACAGTGGGTTAGTCATACAGAGGATCTTATATCAAAATATATTCCAGATTCAAAGTCAATAAAAGTAATTGAAGGTGGAAATCTTAGAAATGATACTATAATGAATGCAATTTTATATATTGAGAATAATTTTGACATAAATGAAGATTCGATTATTGTGACTCATGACTCTGTGAGACCTTTTTTAACTCATAGAATAATTGAGGAAAATATTAAATATACAAAGGAATATGGTGCTTGTGATACTGTAATTCCTGCTACAGATACTATTGTAAAAAGTGAAGATAATAAATTTATTAATAGTATTCCAAATAGAAAACATATGTATCAAGGACAAACACCACAATCATTCAAGATTAATAAATTAAAACAACTTTATAATAATATACCTAAAGAACAAAAAGAAATATTGACTGATGCTTGTAAAATATTCTCAATAAACAATGAGAAAGTATTTCTTGTTAAAGGGGAAATAACCAATATTAAAATCACTTACCCTTATGACTTAAGAGTTGCTAATTCTATTTTAAAATAA
- a CDS encoding ABC transporter ATP-binding protein codes for MSDKVITVNDVSVRFNLKKQGKISLKNYFKNLKNRELMFQEFWALQNITFDVNKGDRLAILGLNGAGKSTLLKVIAGVMKPSKGSVETKGRVVPLLELSSGFDKRYTGRENIFLRGATLGFSTKYMEERFDEIVDFAEIRKFLNVPVSNYSSGMRARLGFSISTMVNPDILILDEVLSVGDAKFRKKSFKKMMGMIENKDTTVLFVSHSIKQVEKLCNKAILLENGNLKMSGDVKEVVKVYKEKY; via the coding sequence TTGAGTGATAAGGTTATTACTGTAAATGATGTTTCAGTAAGATTTAATCTAAAAAAACAAGGTAAAATTAGTTTAAAAAATTATTTTAAAAACCTTAAAAATAGAGAGCTAATGTTTCAAGAGTTTTGGGCACTTCAGAATATTACTTTTGATGTAAATAAGGGTGATAGACTAGCTATTTTAGGTTTAAATGGTGCAGGAAAAAGTACTTTACTTAAAGTAATTGCTGGTGTTATGAAACCAAGTAAAGGGTCTGTTGAAACAAAAGGTAGGGTAGTACCTCTTTTGGAATTAAGTTCTGGTTTTGATAAAAGATATACTGGCCGCGAAAATATATTTTTAAGAGGAGCTACTTTGGGATTTTCTACAAAATACATGGAGGAACGTTTTGATGAAATTGTTGATTTTGCTGAAATAAGGAAATTTTTGAATGTTCCTGTTTCAAATTATTCTTCTGGAATGAGAGCAAGATTAGGGTTTTCAATTTCTACTATGGTTAATCCAGACATTCTCATATTAGATGAAGTTCTTTCGGTTGGTGATGCTAAATTTAGAAAGAAAAGTTTTAAAAAGATGATGGGGATGATTGAAAATAAGGATACTACTGTTCTTTTTGTTTCTCATTCAATAAAACAGGTAGAAAAATTATGTAATAAAGCAATACTTCTGGAAAACGGTAATTTAAAAATGTCTGGGGATGTAAAAGAAGTTGTGAAAGTTTATAAAGAAAAATATTAG
- a CDS encoding alcohol dehydrogenase catalytic domain-containing protein, producing the protein MINIIYKLVSPKLFEEVYDEATDLDNKVVVRPTHLSICQADQRYFQGNRDPETLNEKLPMALIHEGIGEVINDNTGTFNEGDLVVIIPNTPTEEDDIIAENYLRSSNFRASGFDGFMQDYIISDSDRLVKISKDINREVASFTELISVSVHSIDRFSNFSHKRKKIIGVWGDGNLGYITSLLLKIFFPESKIIVFGKNNEKLNLFTFADETFRINEVPDEIKIDHAFECVGGRGSQPAINQIIDLINPEGTISLLGVSEYDVPMNTRMILEKGLLLFGTSRSGRSDFIKTIEIFKEHPKILKYLENIINDIIEIRTLNDINLAFEKDFNSSFGKTVLIWNK; encoded by the coding sequence ATGATTAACATTATATATAAATTAGTTTCTCCAAAACTATTTGAGGAAGTTTATGATGAGGCAACTGATTTAGATAATAAAGTAGTTGTAAGGCCAACTCATTTATCAATATGTCAGGCTGATCAAAGATATTTTCAAGGAAATAGAGATCCTGAAACTTTAAATGAAAAATTACCTATGGCATTAATTCATGAAGGAATAGGAGAAGTAATTAATGACAATACTGGAACTTTTAATGAAGGAGATTTAGTTGTTATTATTCCAAATACTCCTACTGAAGAGGATGATATAATAGCTGAAAACTATTTGAGGTCAAGCAATTTCAGAGCTAGTGGTTTTGATGGATTTATGCAGGATTATATAATTTCTGATTCAGATAGACTTGTAAAAATATCAAAAGATATTAATAGAGAAGTAGCTTCATTTACAGAACTTATTAGTGTTAGTGTTCATTCAATTGATAGATTTTCTAATTTTTCACATAAAAGAAAAAAGATAATTGGAGTTTGGGGAGATGGAAATCTAGGATATATAACCTCTCTTTTACTTAAAATATTCTTTCCAGAATCCAAAATCATAGTATTTGGAAAAAACAATGAAAAACTAAATTTATTTACATTTGCCGATGAAACATTCAGAATAAATGAAGTTCCAGATGAAATAAAAATAGATCATGCATTTGAATGTGTGGGTGGAAGGGGTTCCCAACCAGCTATTAATCAAATAATAGATTTAATAAATCCTGAAGGAACAATATCTCTTTTAGGTGTTTCTGAATATGATGTACCAATGAATACAAGGATGATATTAGAGAAAGGATTACTTTTATTTGGAACAAGTAGAAGTGGTCGCAGTGATTTTATTAAAACAATTGAAATTTTTAAAGAACACCCAAAAATATTAAAATATTTGGAGAATATTATAAATGATATTATTGAAATTAGAACTCTTAATGATATTAATCTAGCTTTTGAAAAAGATTTTAATTCTAGCTTTGGAAAAACTGTTTTAATTTGGAATAAATAG
- a CDS encoding ABC transporter permease — translation MAFGNIMDNRFIQNFMKYRYLLYELVKKSVKLEYRRSFLGVFWIFLSPLLYTIVLSIVFSTFLGKSVENYPVYLLCGRLAFDFFSGGSKAALRSLKKATIIKRIYVPKYIYPLASVLGKYVTFIMSLIVLALLVIVTGVVLTWHIFFVIIPFALLFFMTLGVGLTLATIVMFFRDVQHFWGVFTTLLMWGSALFYPVSVVPEKYQFIFDYNPLFQVIDMIRRSVIYGQAYDPFQVFYVLGVTIFFLTIGIILLYKYQDKFILYI, via the coding sequence ATGGCTTTTGGAAATATTATGGATAATAGATTCATTCAAAACTTTATGAAGTACAGATATTTACTGTATGAGCTTGTTAAAAAGAGTGTGAAGTTAGAGTATAGAAGATCGTTTTTAGGTGTTTTTTGGATTTTTTTAAGTCCATTACTATATACAATAGTTTTGAGTATAGTATTCTCTACATTTCTAGGAAAATCTGTTGAAAATTACCCAGTCTATCTTTTATGTGGTAGATTAGCATTTGACTTCTTTTCAGGAGGATCGAAAGCGGCTTTAAGGTCATTAAAAAAAGCCACTATTATTAAAAGAATTTATGTCCCAAAATATATTTATCCATTAGCTAGTGTTCTTGGAAAATATGTTACTTTTATAATGTCTTTAATAGTTTTAGCTCTACTTGTAATTGTTACAGGTGTTGTATTAACTTGGCATATCTTTTTTGTGATAATACCTTTTGCACTTTTATTTTTCATGACATTAGGTGTTGGATTAACTCTTGCTACTATTGTAATGTTCTTTAGAGATGTTCAACATTTCTGGGGAGTTTTTACAACCTTACTTATGTGGGGTAGTGCATTATTTTATCCAGTATCAGTTGTTCCAGAAAAATATCAATTTATTTTTGATTATAATCCTTTGTTTCAAGTAATTGACATGATTAGAAGATCTGTAATATATGGTCAGGCATATGATCCATTTCAAGTTTTTTATGTTCTTGGAGTTACTATATTTTTCCTAACAATTGGAATTATCCTTTTATATAAATATCAGGATAAATTTATACTATATATCTAG
- a CDS encoding CDP-glycerol glycerophosphotransferase family protein, with product MNFNYKLFAIIFNIFNFFPIKKDEISFIIEGNSFDGNLKYIKKELDTRGYFKYNFIYKDKFSFNNIKSFKFFFEMIFFLLEFFIIKTYKLAKSKYIFLNDNFFPMAYMNFSEDTLVIQLWHAPGAFKKFGFEILDDNNIKNLFKLIGPKIDYLFVSSNNLSKIYQKAFCVDENKILALGTPRIDYYFNKNNNNSENIMKIKNKFEKAYPEIKGKKIVLYAPTFRTNKELNDNISNHFNGNLFQRELGDKYCLFFKSHPKFNISKIDNSIDVSEYENLQELLLISDILITDYSSVMIEYSILSKPIIFYPFDLDYYSNNERGFYFDYNNVPGPIAKNTKDIINIIQNNHFDMGKIDSFSNKNHEYLDDKSSKRIIDYLFGKDN from the coding sequence ATGAATTTTAATTATAAATTATTTGCTATTATATTTAATATTTTTAACTTTTTTCCAATTAAAAAAGATGAAATTTCATTTATAATAGAAGGTAATTCATTTGATGGTAATTTAAAATATATTAAAAAAGAATTAGATACTAGGGGCTATTTTAAATATAATTTCATTTATAAGGACAAATTTTCTTTTAATAACATTAAATCCTTTAAATTTTTTTTTGAAATGATCTTCTTTTTATTAGAATTTTTCATTATTAAAACATATAAATTAGCTAAATCTAAATATATATTTCTGAATGATAATTTTTTTCCTATGGCATATATGAATTTTAGTGAAGATACTCTTGTTATACAACTTTGGCATGCTCCTGGTGCTTTTAAAAAATTTGGGTTCGAAATATTAGATGATAATAACATTAAAAATTTATTTAAATTAATCGGACCTAAAATTGATTATTTATTTGTTAGTTCTAATAATCTTTCTAAAATTTATCAAAAAGCTTTTTGTGTTGATGAAAATAAAATATTAGCTCTTGGAACTCCTAGAATAGATTATTATTTTAATAAAAATAATAATAATTCTGAAAATATTATGAAAATTAAGAATAAATTTGAAAAAGCTTATCCTGAGATTAAAGGTAAAAAAATAGTATTGTATGCTCCTACTTTTAGAACAAATAAAGAATTAAATGACAATATTTCTAACCATTTCAATGGTAATCTTTTTCAAAGAGAATTAGGGGATAAATATTGTCTTTTTTTTAAATCACATCCTAAATTCAATATTTCTAAGATTGATAATTCTATTGATGTAAGTGAATATGAAAATCTACAAGAATTATTATTAATTTCAGATATTTTAATCACAGATTATTCATCAGTAATGATAGAATATTCTATACTTTCTAAACCAATTATTTTTTATCCTTTTGATTTAGATTATTATTCTAATAATGAAAGAGGATTTTATTTTGATTATAATAATGTTCCTGGTCCCATAGCTAAAAATACTAAGGATATTATCAATATAATCCAAAATAATCATTTTGATATGGGTAAAATTGATAGTTTTTCAAATAAAAACCATGAATATTTAGATGATAAATCTTCTAAAAGGATTATTGACTATTTATTTGGAAAAGATAACTGA